The window TTCGGTGTACATGAACTCGATCGGCGTCGAGATCAGCCCGACCGCCATCAGACCCTGGTTGACGAGGCCGGTGGAGCCGAACAGCAGCGCCCAGCCCAGCGTGCGCGACACCACCGAGATCAGCAGCGGCCCCAGCACGATCAGCAGGCAAAGCCCGCGCCACGGCGATTTCATCCGGCGCAGGATGTAGGCCTCCGGCGCGCCGAACACCGCGCAGAGAATCGTCACGAAGGCGGCGATGCGGAAGGTGCGCAGGAAGACTTCGTGGAAGTAGTCGTCGGCGATGATTTCGGCGTAGTTGCCGAGCTGCCAGACATTCTCGATGCCGCCATAGAAACTGAAGCTGTTCAGCGACAGCAGGAAGGTCATCACCAGCGGCACCAGCAGCAGCACCGCGAACAATGCCAGCCCCGGCGCGCTCAGCAGATAGGGCGCCCAGGGCAGGCGGCGCGGACGGCGCGGCGGGGGGGCATGGGCCGAGGGGTTAGCGGCGGACGCCTGCGCTTGGGTATCGGTGGAGGCCGTCATGCTCATGCCGCCTCCCGGGCGGACGCATCCGCTTCCGGATCGGCGGGCATCACCGCCATGTCCTGCGCGCGCCATCCGATCATCACCCGCTCGCGCTCCGCCGGCAGGGTCGAACCGTCATGCTGGCGGATGACCATCACGCGGCCGGCGGCGGTCTCGATCTCGAACAGCCACTGGGTGCCCTGGAAGACGCGGGCCAGCACGGTGCCGCTCAGGCCGCCGGCATCGACGAAGCCGATCTTCTCCGGCCGGACGGCCAGCGCGCCCGGTCCCGCCGGCACCGGCTGCGACACCGGCCAGACGCTGTCGGCCACGGTGATGACGGTCCCGCCGGCGCCGCTTGCGACCATGCCCGGCAGCAGGTTGGTGCGGCCGAGGAAGTTGGCGACGAAGGCGTTGGCCGGATGGTCGTAGGCCTCCTGCGGGGTGGCGACCTGCTGGATGCGGCCCTTGTTCATCACAACCACGCGGTCGGACAGCGCCATCGCCTCCGACTGGTCGTGGGTGACGAGAATCATGGTGGTGCCGACGGTGCGCTGGATGCGGCGCAGCTCGATCTGCATCTCCTCGCGCATCTTGGCGTCGAGGTTGGACAGCGGCTCGTCGAGAAGCAGAAGGCTCGGCTTGATGACCAGCGCGCGGGCCAGGGCCACGCGCTGCTGCTGGCCGCCGGACATGCGGCGGGGGTGACGGTCGCCATACTGTTCCAGACCGACAAGCTTCAGCGCATCGGCCACCATGCGGTCGCGGTCGGCGCGGTTGACCTTGCGCATCTCAAGACCGAAGGCGACGTTCTCCGCCGCCGTCATGTGCGGGAAGAGGGCGTAGCTCTGGAAGACGATGCCCAGCCCGCGCTCGTTCGGCTTCTTCGCCAGCAGATCCTGGCCGTCCAGCATCACCCGCCCGCCGTCGGCGTCGAGGAAGCCGGCGATCATCTGCAAGGTGGTGGTCTTGCCGCAGCCCGACGGCCCCAGCAGCGAAATCAGCTCGCCCTTCTCGACGGTCAGCGAGACGCGATCGACCGCCGTCCAATTGGCGAAGCGCTTGGTCAGTTGGTCGAGAACCAGATAAGTCATGCCGTCGTCTCCCTCTCCCTTGCTGCCCTCTCCCGTCCCGGGAGAGGGAGGGGACCCACGAAGTGGGGAGGGTGGGGGTGATCCAAGGAACCGGAAGCGCATGGCTCCGTGCCTGACCCCTCACCCCTCCCACCGCTTCGCGGCGGGCCCCTGCCCTCTCCCGAGGCGGGAGAGGGCGTTTACCGCATCAGCGCTCGATCTCGCGGGTCCAGCGACGGTTCCACTGCTCGCGGTTCTGGTTGATGGTGTCCCAGTCCACCACCAGCAGCTTGCCGACCTGTTCCGGGCCATAGGGGATGCCGGCCTGCTTGTCGGCGGGCAGTTCCACCGTCTTGTTCACCGGGCCGAAGCCGGCGCTGACGGCCAGCGCGGTCTGCGCCTCGACGTCGAGCATGTGCTGGATGAACTTCTGCGCCTCGGCCGCGTTCTTGCTGCCGGCGACCTGGCAGGCAGCGGAGCCCAGCACGATGCCGCCTTCCTTCGGATAGACGAAGGTGGCGGGGAAGCCGGTGTCGGCCAGCGCCTTGGCGCGGCCCGAACCCCAGACGGCGATGACGGCCTGGTTGCTCTGGAACAGCTCGGTCATCTTGCCCGGCGACGGCTCGTAAGCCAGGACGTTCGGGTTGATCTTGTCCTTGAATTCCTTGAAGCCCGGCTCGATGTTGGTCTCGCCGCCGCCGTTCAGGCGGGCCATCATCACCAGCGCGTGCAGGCCGTAGCTGTTGTTGATCGGCGGGACGACCAGCTTCTTCTTGTAGCGCGGATCCTGGATGTCATTCCAGGAGGTCGGGGCCGGGATGTTGTTCTCGTCGAAATACGCCTTGTTGTAGACGATGCCGGTGCCGACCGCGCCGAAGTTGACGGCCTTGCCCGACGGCATCTTCGCCAGGTCGTAGAGCTGGTCGTAGACCGGCGCCTTCTCCAGGTCGGCGCAGAAGTTCAGCGCCACCGCCTGATACATCGGGCCGTCGTCGAGGATGACGACGTCGATCTGCTGGTTGCCCTTCTGGGCCTGCAGCTTGGCGAGGTTGTCGGTGGAGTTGCCAGCGACATACTCGACCTTCACCCCGTTCGCCTTCTCGAAGGCCGGGATGATTTCCTTGCGCATGGTCTGCTCGAAGGACCCGCCATAGGCGGCGACAAAGAGCGTCTTGTCCTGGGCATGGGCCGTCTGGACCGCGGCCATGCCGCACCACAGGGCCGCCGTCGCCATCAACCCGCACATCACGGAGCGCATCGTCATTCTCCTCTTAAGCCTTGGTCCCTGTTGATGGTCGCTGTCCGCAGTTCCGGGGGGCATCCGGGCGTGATCTTCGGACCCGCATTGGAACACGGATCGGGATCGCGGTTTTACCGTCCCTCACCTTGCCGTCGCCGTTGTCGCGGGCTGTTTTTCGGGAAGGTCGCGGTCAGGACGCGGACCAAGGGTGCTGGTGCGGTCACATAACCGTCAAATCGAATAACCGCCATCATTCATCCGAAAATGTTATAATTCCGCGTTCCGAACGGTTTGAAGGCCGTAGCCGGCGCCATCCGGTCCGAGGAAGCTGTCGCGGAAGCGCGTCGCCTCCTTGATGAAACCGGCGAGGAAATCCTCCGCGATCATCGACAGCGGCACCTGGGCGGATCGCAGGACGGCGATGTCGACGCCGATGCTGGGTTCGAACGGGCGGACGATCAGACCATGCGGGACATAGTCCTGGGCGGTGAAGAGATCGACGATCGACACGCCGTAACCGGCCGCCACCATGGCGCAGGCGCTCATGGTCAGCTGGGTTTCCACCCGCATCGCCCGTGACACGTCGTGGTCGGCGAATACGGTGTCGATGCGGGAGCGCAGCAGGGCCGGCGGGCCGGTGGAGATGAAGCTCTCCCCCTCGAAATCCTTCGGCGTCAGCACGTCCTTGTCGGCCAGCGGATGGCCGGGCGGCAGGATGGCGACGGCGGGGATTCCTTGGATCTTCTCGGTGAGCACCGCCGCATGATCGATAGGGGTGTGCGCGAAGCCAAGCTCGCACTGGCCGGTCGCCACCCAGTCCAGAATGATGGGCGAGTGGCTGCCGCGCAGCGCGATGTCCACCCGCGGCCGTTCGCTGAGGAAGCGCGCGACGTAACGCGGCAGGAAGCCGACGCCCAGCGCCGGCATCGCCGCCACCCGCAACGCCCCGCTGCGCCGGGCGGTCAGGTCGCGCGCGGTCTGCTCGATCAGTTCCAGCCCGACGAAGGCGCGGTCGACCACCTGATAGAGCGAGATGGCCTCGCTGGTCGGGGTGATGCGGGGGCCGCGCCGTTCGAACAGGGTCAGCTTCAGTGCGTATTGCAGGTCGCTGATCAGGCGGCTGACCGCGGGCTGCGAGATGTTCAGCAGTTCCGCCGCCGCGGTTATGCCGCCGGTCAGCATCACCGCGCGGAAGGCTTCGATCTGGCGCGGATTGATCATGGCGCCCGCCCTTTCCCGCAAACCAGATCATAACATTCGATCATGAAACACCCCTTCGATCTGATTTGACAGTTATAAGTTGGCTGCCGATGCTGTCGCAAGGATCGAGGAGCGGCCACGCGTCGCCGGGAAACATCCCGCGGCGCCCTGCCAAAGAAAACCCTGCAGTTCGCAATCCATCCATGTGAAACACCGGCACCTTCGGTGTTTTTACAAGGATACGCGCTGCAACGCGAAGTAATCGGCACCGCATGCGAGTGCCGGGCACGGCGATGCGCGCCACACGATAACGGCGGCGGCCGGTACGCACGGGAAACGGTGCGGCAGCGGCGGCGGGAGTGGAGACGATGACGCAGCCCAGTCGGGGCGGAGAGTACGACGTCGCCGTTATCGGCGGCGGGCTGGTCGGATCGGCGCTGGCCTGGGGCCTCGCGCGGTCGGGCCAGAAGGTCGCAATGCTGGACGAGGGCGACATCGCCGTGCGCCCGTCGCGCGGCAATTTCGCCCTGGTCTGGGTGCAGGGCAAGGGATTGGGGATGCCGGAATATGCCGGCTGGACCAAGCAGTCCTCCGACGACTGGAGCGGCTTCGCCGAGCTGCTGCGCGAACAGACCGGGCTGGACGTCGCCTACCGGCGCCCCGGCGGCTTCATGCCGATGCTGTCGGAAGAGGATCTGCAGGACCGCGCCAACACCATGATGCGGCTGCACAACCAGCCCGACATGGTCCGTTACCCCTACGAGGTGATGGACCGCGAAACCCTGCGCAAGGAACTGCCCTTCATCGGGCCGGACGTGGTCGGCGGCACCTATTGCCCGCTGGACGGCCACTGCAACTCGCTGCGGCTGCTGCGCACCCTGCACAAGGGCATCGGCATGCTGGGCGTCGATTACCGGCCCAACCACCGCGTCGAGCGGATCGAGCATCGCGACGGCGGTTTCCGCATGGACACCGCCGGCGGCGAGGTGCGCGCCGGCAAGATCGTGCTGGCCGCCGGCCATGACAGCGCCCGGCTGGCGCCGATGGTCGGGCTGTCGGCCCCGGTCCGCCCGCAGCGCGGCCATGTCATCGTCACCGAGAAGACCGCCCCCTTCCTGCACCACCCCACCGTCTATGTCCGCCAGACCGACGAGGGCGGGGTGATGATCGGCGACAGCTTCGAGGAAGCCGGCTTCGACACCACGTTGCAGCCCGGCATCTCGTCGACCATCGCCGAGCGCGCCATCCGCTTCTTCCCGCTGCTGGGCAAGCTGAACGTGGTGCGGAGCTGGGCGGCGCTGCGCGTGCTGACGCCGGACGGCTTCCCGATCTACGAGGAGTCGAAGACGGCCCCCGGCGCCTTCGTCGCCACCTGCCACAGCGGCGTGACCCTTGCCGCCAACCATGCGCTGACGCTGGCGCCGCTGATCGCGGCCGGCGGCCTCGGCGACCGTTTTGCGCCCTTCAGCGCCCGGAGGTTCCATGTTCCGCAGGCTGCCTGAGATCGAGACCGCCCTCAAGACCGCCGAGACGGTCGCCTTCACCATCGACGGCCGTCCGGCCAGCGCGCGGGCGGGCGACAGCGTCGCCGCCGCCCTGCTGGCCAACGGCGTCGTCGCCTGCCGCAACATGCCGGTCAGCGGCGCGGCGCGCGGCCCCTACTGCATGATGGGCGTCTGCTTCGACTGCCTCGTCACCATCGACGGGACCGGCAACCGCCAGGGCTGTCAGGTGCGCGTGGCGCCGGGCATGGCGGTGGAAACCCAGAACGGCAAGCGCGAGGTGGAACGATGAGCGCGCCCAATTCCAGCTACGACTTCGACATCGCCGTCGTCGGCGCCGGCCCGGCCGGTCTTGCGGCCGCGGCGCTGGCCGCGTCCAACGGCGCGTCTGTCGTCCTGCTCGACGAACAGGCGGAACCCGGCGGCCAGATCTACCGCGCCGTCACCGAAACCCCGGTGCGCGACCGCAAGGTTCTCGGCCCCGACTACTGGCACGGCGCCGAGCTGCTCGGTCCGCTGCGCGACAGCGGCGCCGTCCACTGGCCGGGCAGCACGGTTTGGAGCGTCGCCCGCCCGCGCGAGGATGGCCCGGACGGGCAGCGCAGCATCCAGATCGGGCTGTCGCGCGACGGCGCCGCGGCGATGCTGACCGTCCGCCACGTCATCCTGGCGACCGGCGCGCTGGAACGTCCCTTCCCCATCCCCGGCTGGACCCTGCCGGGCGTGCTGGGCGCCGGTGCGGCGCAGGTGCTGCTGAAGACCTCCGGCCTCGTGCCGTCGGGCGCGACGGTGATGGCGGGCAGCGGGCCGCTGCTGTGGCTGCTGGCATGGCAGTATCTGCAGGCCGGCGCGCGGATCGACGCGATCCTCGACACCACGCCGAAGGAGAACTGGCGCGCCGCCCTGCCGCTGCTGCCGGGCTTCCTGCGCTCGCCCTATCTCGGCAAGGGCATGAAGCTGATGCTGGAGGTTCGGCGCAAGCTGACCGTCATCGGCAACGTCACCGCCCTGCGCGCGGAAGGCGGCGTCGGAAGCGGCGGGAACGAAGGCGTGCTGAAGAGCGTCGTCTACACCCGCAACGGCACCGAGCACCGGTTGCCCGCCGACACGCTCCTGCTGCACCACGGCGTCGTTCCCAACCTGAACCTCGCCAACGCCACCGGCTGCGCCCAGCGCTGGGACGAGCAGCAGCGCTGCTGGCGCCCGACCACCGACGAATGGGGCGCCACCTCGGTCGAGGGCGTGTCGCTGGCCGGCGACGGTGCCGGCATCGGCGGCGCCCGCGCGGCGGAGGAAGCCGGCCGCCTGACGGCGCTCGACGCCCTGCACCGGCTGGGCCGCATCGGCCGCGAGCAGCGCGACCGCTCCGCCGCGCCCTTCCGCGCCGCGCTCGACCGGGCGCTGACGGGACGCGCCTTCCTCGACACGCTCTACACCCCGGCGGAAGCCTTCCGCGTGCCGGCAGACGACACCATCGTCTGCCGCTGCGAGGAGATCACCGCCGGCGCGGTGCGCGAGGCGGTACGGCTGGGCTGTTCCGGCCCCAACCAGGCCAAGAGCTTCCTGCGCTGCGGCATGGGGCCGTGCCAGGGCCGGCTGTGCGGCCCGACGGTGACCGAGGTCATCGCGGCGGAGCGCGGCATTTCCCCGGCGGAGGTCGGCTATTACCGCCTGCGCCCGCCGGTGAAGCCGATCACGCTGGCGGAACTGGCCGCCCTGCCGAAGACCGACGCCGACATCGACGCCGTGTTCAAGCACTGACCGGAGGCGCCCGATGACCGCAACCGCCTCCTTCAGTCCAGACGTCATCGTCATCGGCGGCGGCCTGCACGGCTGCTCCGCCGCGCTGCACCTGTCGATGCGCGGCCTGCGCGTGCTGGTGCTGGAAAAGGACCATGTCGCCCGCCACGCTTCCGGCGTCAATGCGGGCGGCGTGCGCCAGCTCGGCCGCCATGTCGCGGAGGTGCCGCTGTCCGTCGCCTCGATGGCGCTGTGGCACCGCATCCGGGATCTGGTGGACGACGATTGCGGCTTCGAGAGTCACGGCCAGATCAAGGTGGCGGAGACCGAGGCGGAGCTGGAGACGCTGCACGCCCGCGTCGCCGAACTGAACGCCCTGGGCTTCACCCATGAGGAGATGGTCGGCCGGGACGAGTTGCGGTCGCTGGTGCCGGCCATCGCCGATCACTGCATCGGCGCCCTGGTGTCGCGCGGCGACGGCGCGGCGATCCCCTTCCGCACCACCTTCGCCTTCCGGCGCAAGGCCATCGCGCTCGGCGCCCGCTTCCAGGAGGGCGGCGCCGTGACGCGGCTGGCCCGCAAGGGCGGGCTGTGGAGCGTCGAGACGGCCGACGGGGGACGATACGAGGCGCCGGTGGTGGTGAACGCCGCCGGGGCCTGGGCCGACCGCATCGCGGCGCAGGTGGGCGAGCCGGTGCCGCTGGAGCCCGTCGCGCCGATGCTGATGATCACCGCCCGCGTCGCTCCCTTCATCAAGCCGGTGGTCGGAGCGACCGGCCGCACGCTGTCCTTCAAGCAGTTCCCCAACGGGACCGTGCTGATCGGCGGCGGGCTGCTGGGCCGGGCGGTGCGCGACGAGAACCGGGCGGAGCTGGACTTCTCCCAGGTATCGGTGAACGCCCGCACGGTGTGGGATCTGTTCCCCTGCATGCGCGGCGCCACCATCGTCCGTTCCTGGGCGGGGATCGAGGCGCGGATGCCGGACCAGATCCCGGTGATCGGCCCCAGCGGCACCGAACCGGACCTCTACCATTCCTTCGGCTTCTCGGCGCACGGCTTCCAGCTCGGCCCCATCGTCGGGCGGATCACCGCCGACCTGATCACGGACGGAGCAACCGACCTGCCCATCGCCCCCTTCCGCATCGGCCGCTTCGCCGAAGCAGCGACCAGAAACGCCGCCTGACCCATTGGAGCATTCACAGTGACGATCCAGCGCTTCCACCCGACCCCGCGGCTCTGCGACATGGTCATCCACAATGACACCGTCTATCTCGCCGGCCAGATCGTCGACGACGGATCGACCACGGTGGAGGCGCAGACCCGCGACGTGCTGCGCCAGATCGACGCCCTGCTGGCCGAGGCCGGGACGAGCAAGAGCAACATCCTGACCGCCACCGTCTATCTGGCCGACATCGCCACCTTCCCCGAGATGAACGCCGCCTGGGACGCCTGGGTCGATCCGGCCAACCCGCCGGCCCGCGCGACGGTGGAGGCCAAGCTGGCCGACCCGTCGATCCTGGTCGAGATCGTCGTCGTCGCGGCGCGCTGATCCCCCTTCCCGCCTGACATTCCGGAGCCTGCCATGAAGCGCCTCGTCACCGGCGTCGCCGCCCTGTTTCTGCTTGCGTCCGGCGGCATCGCCGCGGCGCAGGAGCCCGTCCGCATCGCCACCGAGGGCGCCTATCCTCCCTTCAACTTCACCCAGCCCGACGGCAAGGTGGCGGGGCTGGAGGTCGATCTCGCCAACGCGCTGTGCGAGCGGATGAAGCGCCCCTGCACCGTCGTGGCGCAGGAATGGGACGGCATCATTCCGGGTCTGCTGGCGAAGAAGTACGACGCCATCATGGCGACGATGAACATCACGCCGGAACGCGCCAAGACCATCGGCTTCTCCACCCCCTACATGGTGGTGCCGGCCTATTTCGTTGCGCCGGCCAAGTCCGCCATCGACGGCTCGCCCGCCAGCCTGCGCGGCAAGACCATCGGCGCCCAGGTCTCCACCACCCATTCCCGCTATGTCGAGAAGCATCTCGGCAGCGATGTGACGCTGAAGACCTACGACACCGCCTCCAACCTGCTGGCCGATTTGAAGGCCGGGCGGATCGACGCCGCCATCACCACCGGCGCCACCGCGTCCGACTGGGTGAAGGGCGACGGCGGCAAGTCGGTCAAGCTGGTCGGCGAGCCGGTGGTCGACGTCGAGGTGTTCGGCCCCGGCATCGGCGTCGGCCTGCGCAAGGAGGACGCCGCGCTGAAGCAGTCCTTCGACGAGGCGATCCGCGCGGTCGTGCAGGACGGGACGCTGGCCCGCATCGGCGCCCGCTACGTCGATTTCTCCATCACCCCCTGAGTCCTTTTCAAACACCAAGGAGCAGTTCCCAGTGATCAAGCGCATCGAGAAGACCAAGATCATGCACCGCGTCGTCGTCAACAACGGCACGGCCTATCTCGGCGGCATCATCGCCGACGACGTCAGCGTCGGCATGGGCGGCCAGGTCACGCAGATCTGCGGCAAGCTCGACCAGGTGCTGGCGATGGCCGGCAGCGACAAGACCAAGCTGCTGTCCGCCCAGCTGTTCATCACCGACATGAGCCTGAAGAACGAGATGAACGAGGCGTGGCTCGCCTGGCTCGACGGCAACGATCTGCCGGCCCGCGCCACCATCGGCGTCGCCGATCTGGGCGCGCCGGAGATCAAGATCGAGGTGGTGGTCACCGCCGCGGTCTGATTTCAGCCTTCCGCGTGACGATGTGACGCCCCGTGCCCGACGCACGGGGCGTCGCCGTTTCGGCAGCGGGATTTTCGGGGGCGGAGGGCATTTGAAATGCACCTTCGTCGCCGGAACGCGGTCGGGGGCCGCCGGGCGCGGGGTTGTCACCCCCGCCCGACGGCCCCCGCCGGTCACTCAGGATCGCGCTCGCGCCTTATTCGGCAGCCGACTTCGTCTTGCCGACCACGCTCAGCGCCGCCGGGCTGCGGTCGCTCTCCGGCTCGGCATAGGCGCGGCCGTAGTAGCTGTCGATGAGCAGCTGCTTGATCTCGGCGACCAGCGGATAGCGCGGGTTGGCGCCGGTGCACTGGTCGTCGAAGGCGGCTTCGGCGATCGCATCGACCCGCTCCAGGAACGCCGCCTCCGGCACCCCCGCCGCCTGGATCGAGGCCGGGATCTCCAGCGCCCGCTTCAGCTCCTCGACCCAGCCGATCAGCTTCTCCACCCGCTCATGGTCGCGGCTGCCGCCCAGTTCCAGGTGCCGGGCGATCTGCGCATAGCGCGCCACGCCCTTCGGCCGGTCATACTGGCTGAACGCCGTCTGCTTGGTCGGGATGTCCGCCGCGTTGTAGCGGATGACGTTGGCGATCAGCAGGCCGTTGGCGATGCCGTGCGGAAGGTGGAACTCGGCCCCCAGCTTGTGCGCCATCGAGTGGCACACGCCGAGGAAGGCGTTGGCGAAGGCGATGCCGGCCAGCGTCGCCGCGTTGTGCACCAGCTCCCGCGCCTTCGGATCCTTCGCTCCGTTGCGGTAGGCCGAGGGCAGGTTCTCCTTCAGGAGCTTCAGCGCCTGCAGCGCCTGGCCGTCGGTATACTCGGTCGCCACCACCGAGACGTAAGCCTCCAGCGCATGGGTCACCGCGTCGATGCCGCCCGCCGCCGTCAGCCCCTTGGGCATGTCCATCACGAGGTTGGCGTCGATGATCGCCATCGTCGGCGTCAGCTCATAGTCGGCGATCGGGTATTTGGTGTCGGTGCGCTCGTCGGTCACCACCGCGAAAGGCGTCACCTCCGACCCGGTGCCCGAGGTGGTCGGCACCGCCACCAGCTGCGCCTTCACGCCCAGCTTGGGGAAGGTGTAGATGCGCTTGCGGATGTCCATGAAGCGCAGCGCCAGATCCTCGAAGGCAACGTCGGGCGCCTCGTACATCACCCAGATGATCTTGGCCGCATCCATCGGCGAGCCGCCGCCCAGCGCCAGGATCACGTCGGGCTGGAAGGCGTTGGCCAGGGCCACGCCCTTGCGCACCACCGCCAAGGTCGGGTCGGCGCTGACCTCGAAGAAGGTCTCCACCTCCAGCCCCAGCGACTTCAGGACGCGGACGCTGTCGGCGACATGGCCGTTCTCGAACAGGAAACGGTCGGTGACGATCAGGCAGCGCTTCTTGCCGCGCAGCTCCTCGAGCGCGAAGGGCAGGCAGCCGCGGCGGAAGTAGATCGACTTGGGCAGCTTGTGCCACAGCATGTTCTCCGCCCTCTTCGCCACCGTCTTCCTGTTGATCAGGTGCTGCGGCCCGACATTCTCCGAGATCGAGTTGCCGCCCCACGAGCCGCAGCCCAGCGTCAGCGACGGCGCGAGGCGGAAGTTGTAGAGGTCGCCGATGCCGCCATGCGAGGACGGCGTGTTGATCAGGATGCGGGCGGTCTTCATCTTGTCGCCGAAATGGCGGATGCGGTCGGCCTGCTGGTCCTGGTCGGTGTAGAGCACCGAGGTGTGGCCGATGCCGCCGAGGGCCACCAGGGCGGCGGCCGTGTCGCAGGCCGCCATGAAGTCCTTGGCGCGGTAGAGCGCCAGGGTGGGCGACAGCTTCTCGTGGGCGAAGGGCTCGGTCTCGTCGACCTCCGACACCTCGGCGATCAGCACCTTGGTGGCGTGCGGCACCGTCACGCCGGCCATGGCGGCGATGGCGTGGGCGGGCTGGCCGACGATGTCGGCATTCAGGTGGCCGTCGACCAGCAGAACCTTGCGCACGGCATCGGCCTCGCGGGCCGACAGGATGTAGCCGCCATGCTTGGCGAAGCGGTCGCGCACGGCGTCATAGACGGCATCGACCACCACCGCCGACTGTTCGGACGCGCAGACCACGCCGTTGTCGAAGGTCTTGGACATCAGGATGGAGGCGACGGCGCGCTTGATGTCGGCGAACTCGTCGATGACGGCGGGCGTGTTGCCGGCGCCGACGCCGATGGCGGGCTTGCCGGAGGAGTAGGCGGCCTTGACCATGCCCGGCCCGCCGGTGGCGAGGATCAGGTTGATGTCGGGATGGTGCATGACGGCGTTGGAGAGTTCCAGCGACGGCGTGTCGATCCAG of the Azospirillum ramasamyi genome contains:
- a CDS encoding RidA family protein, producing MIKRIEKTKIMHRVVVNNGTAYLGGIIADDVSVGMGGQVTQICGKLDQVLAMAGSDKTKLLSAQLFITDMSLKNEMNEAWLAWLDGNDLPARATIGVADLGAPEIKIEVVVTAAV
- the adhE gene encoding bifunctional acetaldehyde-CoA/alcohol dehydrogenase, producing the protein MTVTTLADLNALIARVKAAQARFAEFPQETVDLIFRNAALAAADARIPLAKMAVAETGMGVMEDKVIKNHFAAEYIYNKYKDEKTCGVLSEDDDGGIITIAEPVGLICGIVPTTNPTSTAIFKALIALKTRNGLVISPHPRARKSTCEAARLVLAAAVEAGAPEDIIGWIDTPSLELSNAVMHHPDINLILATGGPGMVKAAYSSGKPAIGVGAGNTPAVIDEFADIKRAVASILMSKTFDNGVVCASEQSAVVVDAVYDAVRDRFAKHGGYILSAREADAVRKVLLVDGHLNADIVGQPAHAIAAMAGVTVPHATKVLIAEVSEVDETEPFAHEKLSPTLALYRAKDFMAACDTAAALVALGGIGHTSVLYTDQDQQADRIRHFGDKMKTARILINTPSSHGGIGDLYNFRLAPSLTLGCGSWGGNSISENVGPQHLINRKTVAKRAENMLWHKLPKSIYFRRGCLPFALEELRGKKRCLIVTDRFLFENGHVADSVRVLKSLGLEVETFFEVSADPTLAVVRKGVALANAFQPDVILALGGGSPMDAAKIIWVMYEAPDVAFEDLALRFMDIRKRIYTFPKLGVKAQLVAVPTTSGTGSEVTPFAVVTDERTDTKYPIADYELTPTMAIIDANLVMDMPKGLTAAGGIDAVTHALEAYVSVVATEYTDGQALQALKLLKENLPSAYRNGAKDPKARELVHNAATLAGIAFANAFLGVCHSMAHKLGAEFHLPHGIANGLLIANVIRYNAADIPTKQTAFSQYDRPKGVARYAQIARHLELGGSRDHERVEKLIGWVEELKRALEIPASIQAAGVPEAAFLERVDAIAEAAFDDQCTGANPRYPLVAEIKQLLIDSYYGRAYAEPESDRSPAALSVVGKTKSAAE